Proteins from a single region of Parasedimentitalea psychrophila:
- a CDS encoding MBL fold metallo-hydrolase: MRKNQVVLLGTKGGPAIRPGTRMPTAILVQMDGQTILVDAGLGVSRGLCDAGVALTDLDAIVITHLHSDHYLELGPLLHTAWTAGLTRPVPVIGPKGLDAYWAGFQQSMEFDISLRLRDEGRPDFAPLADIQVIEPGQMQLGPLTMDVIRNAHPPISDSFALRLTGKDHSVVLSGDTAPIPEMIDFSKGADLLVHEAMLSAGIDALCARVGNGDDRLRHHLERSHSPADQVGRIASQAGVKRLALNHLVPCDDPDFTETDWQTETCREWSGPLFIGTDGLTISLDQKEPPTCL; encoded by the coding sequence ATGCGCAAAAACCAAGTTGTACTGCTGGGCACCAAAGGCGGCCCCGCCATCCGCCCCGGCACCCGGATGCCCACTGCTATTCTGGTGCAGATGGATGGGCAGACAATTCTGGTGGATGCCGGTCTAGGCGTGTCGCGCGGCCTCTGCGACGCCGGCGTGGCGCTGACCGATCTGGATGCCATCGTGATCACCCATCTGCATTCCGACCACTATCTTGAACTGGGGCCACTGCTGCACACCGCCTGGACCGCAGGATTGACCCGTCCCGTGCCGGTCATCGGCCCTAAGGGGTTAGATGCCTATTGGGCCGGATTTCAGCAATCGATGGAGTTCGACATTTCCCTGCGCCTGCGCGATGAGGGCCGCCCTGACTTTGCGCCATTGGCCGATATTCAGGTGATCGAACCGGGGCAGATGCAGCTGGGCCCGCTGACCATGGATGTAATCCGCAACGCCCATCCGCCGATCTCCGACAGCTTTGCCCTGCGCCTGACCGGTAAGGACCACAGCGTTGTGCTGTCCGGTGACACCGCCCCGATCCCCGAAATGATCGATTTCTCCAAGGGCGCGGACCTGCTGGTACATGAGGCCATGCTCTCGGCCGGCATCGACGCGCTCTGTGCCCGGGTTGGCAATGGCGATGACCGGTTGCGCCACCATCTGGAGCGCTCGCACAGCCCCGCCGACCAGGTGGGCCGCATCGCCAGCCAAGCCGGCGTCAAACGTCTCGCCCTGAATCACCTCGTCCCTTGTGACGACCCCGATTTCACTGAAACAGACTGGCAGACCGAAACCTGCCGTGAATGGTCGGGCCCGCTGTTTATCGGAACCGACGGGCTGACCATTTCCCTCGACCAAAAGGAACCCCCCACATGTCTTTGA
- the fahA gene encoding fumarylacetoacetase, translating to MSLMKSWVASANDAAHPFPLNNLPYGVFSTADGEPRCGVAIGDMILDMQIAEESGLIALTDDPLFDVPFWNALMEEGPAVWAALRARLTALLGKGAAEQAKVEVLLVPMGDADLHMPLAVSEYTDFYAGMQHAKNMGAILRGSPDLPANWLHIPIGYNGRASSVVVSGTDIHRPNGQTKAPDAEMPSFGPSKRLDIELEMGAIVGTCSELGQPITVDEADAMIFGYVLLNDWSARDIQGWEYQPLGPFQGKAFGTSISPWIVTSAALEDFRAPTPPREKQLLPYLHGSKDGLFDIELEVLMQPEGADKATSLSKTNYSRMYYSAAEQLCHHASGGCEMNTGDLLGSGTISGPDRSEFGSLMELSWAGREPFTLDTGETRGFIEDGDTLTLRGNARGKGFTIGFGDCSGKILPAKTWG from the coding sequence ATGTCTTTGATGAAAAGCTGGGTCGCTTCGGCCAATGACGCCGCCCACCCCTTTCCGCTGAACAACCTGCCCTACGGCGTGTTTTCCACCGCTGACGGCGAACCACGCTGTGGCGTTGCCATTGGCGACATGATCCTGGACATGCAGATCGCCGAGGAATCGGGCCTGATCGCGCTGACCGACGATCCGCTGTTTGACGTGCCGTTCTGGAACGCCCTGATGGAGGAAGGTCCCGCTGTCTGGGCCGCCCTGCGGGCACGGCTGACTGCACTGTTGGGCAAGGGGGCTGCCGAGCAGGCTAAAGTGGAAGTGCTGCTGGTGCCGATGGGTGATGCCGATCTGCACATGCCACTTGCGGTCAGCGAATACACCGATTTCTACGCCGGGATGCAGCACGCCAAGAACATGGGCGCCATCCTGCGCGGCTCACCCGATCTGCCAGCCAACTGGCTGCACATCCCCATCGGCTACAATGGCCGCGCCTCCTCGGTGGTGGTCTCGGGCACCGACATCCACCGCCCCAATGGCCAGACCAAAGCCCCCGATGCCGAGATGCCCTCGTTCGGGCCCAGCAAACGGTTGGATATCGAGCTGGAGATGGGCGCGATTGTTGGCACCTGTAGTGAACTGGGCCAGCCAATCACCGTCGACGAAGCGGACGCAATGATCTTTGGCTATGTGCTGCTGAACGACTGGTCGGCGCGCGACATCCAGGGCTGGGAATACCAGCCGCTGGGCCCGTTCCAGGGCAAGGCCTTTGGCACCTCGATCTCGCCGTGGATTGTCACCTCGGCAGCGCTGGAAGATTTCCGCGCCCCAACACCGCCGCGCGAAAAACAGCTACTGCCCTATCTGCACGGCAGCAAAGACGGGCTGTTTGATATCGAGCTTGAGGTGCTGATGCAGCCCGAGGGCGCCGACAAAGCCACCTCGCTGTCCAAGACCAACTATAGCCGCATGTATTATTCAGCCGCCGAACAGCTGTGCCACCACGCTAGTGGTGGCTGCGAAATGAACACCGGCGATCTGCTGGGCTCGGGCACCATCTCTGGACCTGACCGCTCTGAATTCGGCTCGCTGATGGAGCTGAGCTGGGCCGGACGTGAACCCTTCACCCTCGACACCGGCGAGACCCGTGGTTTCATCGAGGACGGCGATACCCTGACCCTGCGCGGCAATGCCCGAGGCAAGGGCTTCACCATCGGCTTTGGCGACTGCAGCGGCAAAATCCTGCCTGCGAAAACCTGGGGCTAA